The Gopherus flavomarginatus isolate rGopFla2 chromosome 4, rGopFla2.mat.asm, whole genome shotgun sequence genomic interval CTGTGTAGTTCTTTCTTGGTTAAGGTACATTGCTTGAGCCACCTGAGGATCACATTAGTGTTCAAGAGCAGTAAAAATTGCGTAAAGAAATCAAGTGCAAGGAGACGGATGCTTACCGAGTCACAGTGATATTCCCACGGGATAACAGCTTTAAAGGTTACAAAGTTGATTCCTGCTTCCAGACAGCGTTGTGCCACCACACGCCCAATATTTTCACATGCCGCCACTCCCTTGGGACTGTACAAATGTCTCTTTATGGCCCACTCACGGGTGGAGGCTGAGACAACGACATTCCCACTGCAATGCTCAACAAAGGCCTCCACATAGTGCTGTGTCCGCTCCAGTCGTAGTCTGGATGAGGGGAAAAATAAGTATCAAGGAACATGAAAGCTAATCACAGAATAACAAATCACTGCTCAAGAACTCCATTTAATTATTTGTTATTTTAGACTGTGTCACACTGAAAGAAAGACAGCTTCAGTattctgtagcaagggagatgtaggttagataGGAGAAAAAGCtttttaactataaggatagCTAAACTccagaataggcttccaagagagtttgtgaaatccccatcattggcaatttttaagaacaggttagacaaacacctaccaGGGATAATTTAGGTTTACTTGGTGCTGCCTctgcacaggggactggacttgatgacctcctgaggccagccttacatttctacgATTATTTGTTTACAACtctgaaaacaaaacttttaggAAAAAAGCTAAAAGTTGATAAGTTACAATATATGTGACTATGGCATCAtttctaaattttaaaacaaggaaaatagtCAAGGACATCATAAATTTTGTGTTTTTCACTTATCAAGTAGAAAGAAAAGCACTACAACAACCTTAACATTGACTCGtggatttttaaaagtaattgttATCTAAATATTGTCTTTTACGGGACACTATTAGGGGAAATATCAGGTGCTAGGAttctgaaccttttttttttttttttggcataccAGAGCCCAGAAGCAAAAGACACTCTGAAGAGGTAACTAGAACTCTAAGTAAAACTTCTGAAACACGTTTTAAGACTGCAAACGTTATTGCTTGTTCAAAAGTTtgcaaggtttttttttattttcactgtTTTATTCTCATTTGTAAGTATTTTTTGTCCACTGATGTATTCAGACTTTTATAAGGGCTATTCAGAAAACAAGATATTTCTCTGGAATTAAAAGCTCATTtacaacttttttatttcatttggaatCAACAGCAGAGAATTCTAACTTGCTAATATTTCTATTTATTGGTACACTAAAACACCGTGGCCTGTAGTCTCAGGAGTGATTACTGATTTTGCTTGACCAACCTGAACATCTTTAAGAGCCCCAATTTTCAGATGGGAAGTGCTCAGCACACTTTAAAgtgtatcttgttttctgaatgACTGAAACCTTCAGCTGAATCTAAGTAAAAATATTGTAGTGTGGGAGTTATGACTTTAAGGTTACAATCTAGATGTATTTTGTTAAGCCTGCACTATTGTTAACAGATTTCTGACTCACCTATGCCAATACTCTCTCTTGGGCCACGTTGTTTCCCAGCCCCGTTCCTTCCTTGCTAGTGCCAGCTGCTCCAAGTTACGAGGATTTCGGTTGATGAAATCTGGGGCAACCACCTCATTTTCCTTCGTGTCCACTTCATCCTCAGCAGTTCTGAAGCTGGCTACAGCAGATATGAAACGAAGCCCTTGGGGGAAAATcaggaaaagaagaaagaacTAGAATATACACAGAATACATAGATTGAGTCTACAAAGCCTGAAATGTAGAATTAGTGAGTTGAAGATTTTGGGTGAAAATCTTAGCGGAACTGAACAGTTGTCCACAATATGTGGGCTGAGTTGTAAGTTGAATGCAGAAGGCATACCACATTTCCATTTACGGTCTGCAAAAGTGAGTTGACAGTTTTTTCGTGCTTATAACCCAAATGCATAAATGGCAGAAAGATTATCTAACGATTAAAAAATTATTCTTAACAAAAATAAGTAATTGCCCAGGCAACTGCCTGACTAACTGAATAAAGACATCCTAGAGACCTTTGCCAATGTAGTTGAAACCTGATTTGCAATACTGATTTCTAGCTGGACAGTTGTATGTGCAGATTGCAAATATCAAAACTGGATAATTTCGTGATGCAGAAAAACTTCTAATAGAAACTGATTACTGTTTATAATGAATAGTGCCCTCCATTTTGAAGGGTCCAGTAAGGTTTGCGTACATAGATCACTTCATTATCCAGTCATATTCAAGCTGCTCTGGCATGAAgtaactgtttaacagtgcacagctgTGTAACAATGTTGGGCAGGAACCAAAAGTCAGAATATTCAGAAGAGGGATACAAGCAGCATTTAGGTATGCCAATGCTATCAATGTTAACATTCCTTCTTATAAAAATGTGCCACTGGGATCTTCAGTAACCACATATGGGAAAGACCTTGGCATTCAGATACCACAGTAAGAATCTAGGAAAAGCTTCCCCATGTAGGCAAATTATACTATTATGATCCATTACAGGGCGTCTTgctccttcttctgaagcatgtaGTTCAGGGAGGCAACAGAAACACAACAAATAACTAGATTAACAATTAGTCTGTGTATGGTGATTCTTGCATTCCTATAAATGCGGAGGTACCAAAGGCAGCACCTACCGGAACAGAGTATTCCCAATACTTTCCTGGAGCACTAGGTTCGCCCTAACCCAGAGGAAAGCTTGCCACCAACAGACCTTCCTAAAGCACCCGTGTTCTCGTGAAAGGCTCCCTGACAACGCGCTGCCCCAGGCCAGAGCTGACCGGCCCGAACCCGGGTCGGCTCACTAAGCATGGGGCACGACCAGTGCAAGAGGCTCAGTCCCTACAACAAACGCCTCGCGCCCACCCTCCAAAGGCCCCCCCGGGAAGCTTCCCGTCCGCCTGGCAGCCCAGAGCGGGTCACCGGGACTAGCGCGTTGAGTGTCGGCAACACTTTATTTCGCTGCTCGCCCACGGCCCTGGCGCGCTGGCACCCGAGACCCGGCCAGCCCCGCGCGGACGTTGCATCGCGGGGGTGCCGGGGCGGGTGAGGGCAATCGCGAGAAGCGGCGGGAAACCACCTTTTCCGGCTCCCTGGCGTTTCCCGGCCGCGgcacccagcagcagcccccgCGTCCTCAGCGCCATCGTGGCCGGGCAGAAGTCGCGGTGAAACGTCCCCCGCGGAGCCGTCACCTTCGCTGAACCGACAGGCTCGGCGGCTCCGGAAGCAGACAACTAACTTCCGCCCTCACCATGGCAGCCGCCCTTCCACAGCGGGGGCGGAGCTAAGCGGGGTCAGCCGGCCCCGGGACGCAGGCTCGCCACGTGCACAGCGCCTGCGTGCGGGGTAGTTCAGAGCTCGCTGTGCCAGCTATAACCCCTGTGCCCAGCGGTGTTCCCTTCCTGCGATCCGGGAACGGTTTTAGCCTTTGTAGTCTCTCAAGGGAGGCAGGTGGTAAAGGACGAGCGCCTGCCTCTGATTGCTCTGGATCACACCCTTATTGCCCGGGGCCAGAAATAAACTAAAGCTGTAGGACAAtgttctccaacctttttacacccaagatcactttttgaatttaaggggaATCTAGGATCTACCGTACCCCTTCCTCAAAGCTCCACCCACTCACTGCatttccccttctctttctctctggctcTCCTCCACAACTTCAACTCACTTTCAGGGGGCtagctgggggtggggtctgggtagggtgatcagacagcaaatgtgaaaaatcaagatggggatcggggtgtaataggagcctgtataagaaaaagacccacaaatcatgactgtccctataaaattgggacatctggtcaccctagctctgggctggggcctagggatttgcagtttgggaaggggctctgggctgagcctgcggCAGGGTGTTGGGATGTAGGAGGAGGAATggtgtgctggctccaggaggggactcagggttggggtgctagctctgggagggggctcagggttgggttGCGAGAGGCTTGGGGTACTGGCTCATAgcctgtggtgcaggagggggtttgtggtaccggctctgggagggggctcaggtctgggaGTTAGGGTGCTTCCTCCCGCCGTACAGCACTTACATCCAGTGGTCTGTAGTGCAGCGTAGCTGCTGCTAACGGAGGCTCCCCACCTACCAGGCCCCACGCTGGTCCTGGAAGGGGCCAACACACCCCTGTGGGGGCAtgtggctccatgtgctgccctccTCTGCAggctctgctcctgcagctcccattggccacagttccccattcctgaCCAACTGGAGCTGCAGTGGCAGtgtttgcaggcaggagcagcacatggaggaagactcccccccccacacacggggcaggcagggagcctgccttaggcaGCCCCACTTCTCCACCAGAGATCGCAATCAACTGGGATCCTCTAGGATCAACCAGCTGATAGCCATCGACCAATTGGTGATCACTGCTCTAGGAAAATGGGAGTAAGTAAAATTTCCTGAATCCCTACCATTTCTCCAATAGGGAACCATCTATGCACAGGATGGGATGTCATCAAAAACATGTCTTTTATTTCTCCTTCCTTACTAGTTAGGAGGCAACTCATATTGAGTGAATTTGCTGAAAGGCTGGTCAGGTTAGATACAATTTTTAAGTtagttttaatttatattttttttacaatttacattttaaaaaatttaaatcagatttgtaTATACTTGTCACTAGTTCTTTATTTCTTGGTTTTTCATGAAATCTGTTTACAGCTATACACTCTACAAGCATTAGCCTTACAGGCTAGCATTTAAGTCTTATTATCCTATCTTTAAAAATGGAGATAGAAATTATCTTAGCagatgaaaaagcagcaaagagtcctgtggtatcttacagactaacatacgtattggagcatgagctttcgtgggtgaatacccacttcatcggatgcatgtagtggaaatttccagggcaggtatatatatgcaagcaagaagtaggctagagataacaaTGTTAGTTCAatagggaagatgaggccctcttctagcagctgaggtgtgaaaaccaagggaggagaaactggttttgtagttggctagccattcactgtctttgtttaatcttgagctgatggtgtcaaatttgcagatgaactggagctcagcagtttctctttgaagtctggtcctgaagtttttttgctgcagaatggctacctttaaatctgctattgtgtgtccagggaggttgaagtgttctcctacaggtttttgtatattgccattcctaatatctgatttgtgtccatttatctattacagatccagactaacacggctacccctctgatacttagcagaTGAAATATCTAAAATGTATACAAGAGATTTCTGAGGCAGACAGAGATTATGCAGATCAAGAAAATCTTACTATAGAATAAGATGAACAGAAATGGGAGTGTTGCTTCACCATAGAGAACTTTATTCTTGATTGcctaatttttaaatataaagtacTCAATGAGAAATTCTATGTGGCCTTTGATAGAATCAAAAACTGGTTTGAAGTTTACAGTCAGACATTTCAGGACAGCTTGGTTCAAACTAGAATTTACCCAAGCACATTATGCCTTCTCAGATCTGTGTGTGACCTCACTAAGGCCAGAATTAGAGAAGGAAGGCAAGGTGACTCCACCAGCATTTTCGGGAATTTCAAAGGGGGGCTAGATTAAGCGGAGATGCCTTCTGGCTctttatttaatatatattttttaatattaataacaaaagaaaaaataaaggagcttGTTTTTTTTGTTATTCTTAGGTGGACCGAAGTGTTGGGTAGTGCTGTACATTTGGTTAATTTTGCAATTAGTTATCAAGCTAAAACGCAGTCTCGTGGGGCTGCAGACTACTGAAAAACTGTATTGGATTACTTTTGAAGGTGATAATGGCTCCGCCTGCTCAATTCCAAGGTTACACCAAGCACTAGGGAATTAGCCCTATGCCTTGTTGCTAAAATGCAAGAAGACATCGACTAGGTTTATAGCTACTAAGGCAACACCTTGGCTTTCTGCAGTTAAAACCTCCCAGGTCCAGGGACGACATTTGCAGTTTTCAACAATCCCAGCACTGGAGAAGGGGCGGGGATTGGAGGGACAACGTGGGCCTGGGGCAGCGTGGCCCTGGCAGATCTAGGGCTTCCACggtccgggacccgctgccggcGGGCACGAAGCTAGTCTGCAGCTTGTTTCCTCACTGTTAGGCGAAGCCTAATGACATGAACATCTGGGACTGAGAATGTCCGAACCACTCAGCACTGAGCCCCCAGGGACTGCATCCTGCTGAGCTGGCCCCTTGCGTGTGTGGCACGAGGGCGGGGGCGCGCTGGGCCCCGCCCAGAGACAGGCACTGAAGCTCGCTTGTGccatgcaggggaggggctgtctcGGCAGTGGCTTTGTCCCTgcaaagcagtggttcccaaactggtgtttgtgaacccctgggggttcacgaAATGTTATTAGGGGTTCtcggggaaaaaaaatccctaatggcagTGTGATGGTGCAGTTCTGgagggacccaactgagagtgccaattcaggaccaattgcttaaacagggcagttacaacccaaggctggggtttctccacctctgaggcaaaccaaaccagccagacaaaaaggactttgttttcaccccactggctaaccacaagtcacacaagcaatttccatagacactccagtctcccagtatcaccaccagagCCACTCGTCCTAGgggtgaatggttatgaaaaccaacaccccaataaaagaaaaaggctcTCTTGATcctgtcagggactctaccccagacggcaaagttcgttgtctgaccgcgagagagacaggcaacaccagcaaggtccgatcaaaagctctttattgacaagtgcgcacatcaatagagagcagctcgtctcccgagagaaccagccccctctttacatcttagtataagcctatatagacagttccgtcgcgtcataaattattcactggagcaacccacccccttcttctaacaactagaaactagacacctttagtatacatgcatgcctaaagttagaaatgtaggggagttaaaaacaaacaaagaacaaaaccagggagtgaaaacaaggaggctgggaaactagggctcttatcagttcttcgaagagctgcccgaacacagcacatctggtactatgccaggaatgcagcttctcttttatcttactttttcccagcgcttgtgagacatgctgctgcttctcagtgttttccactcagggattacccacaaacctctgttagcctgactttggtcaggctggcatacctggttttgtctgc includes:
- the MRPL18 gene encoding 39S ribosomal protein L18, mitochondrial codes for the protein MALRTRGLLLGAAAGKRQGAGKGLRFISAVASFRTAEDEVDTKENEVVAPDFINRNPRNLEQLALARKERGWETTWPKREYWHRLRLERTQHYVEAFVEHCSGNVVVSASTREWAIKRHLYSPKGVAACENIGRVVAQRCLEAGINFVTFKAVIPWEYHCDSIQRFQKAVTDGGVVVGEPRRIYQ